From the Chitinophaga lutea genome, the window GGGGAGTTCAGCCTCTCCAAAATCATCCGTCACTTCGACATGTTCCTGGCCGTCTTTGCCCAGTTCCTGTTCATGTACCTCTGCGGCTATTTCTTTTTTTACCTCAACAGCCGCCTGCTGGTGGTCAGGGTGCTGAAAGAAAAAGGCCCCGTGCTGTACGTGCTCGGCGTGCTGGCAGCGGTCGCGCTGTTTTATCCTGTCGTGGCGCAGCTGTTCCTGCGGTTGCCCGCCAACGACCTGTTCGGGACCATGTTCAGCGCCAACGCCTTCAACCTCGAAAATGCATTCGCCGCGCTGTCCATCATTTTCCTCAGCCTGCCGCTGTTACTGGCCCTGCAATGGGCCAAACAGAACAACCGCATCGTTTCGCTCGAAAAAGAAAAAGCGCAGAGCGAACTGGCGCTGCTGCGGCAACAGCTCAATCCCCATTTCTTTTTCAATACGCTCAACAACCTCTACGCCATGAGCCTCCAGCGGTCGGCGGAAACGCCGGAAAGCATCCTGCAGCTGTCGGATCTGATGCGTTATGTGATCTATAAAGGGCAGGAAGACCAGGTGACCGTGAAGGAAGAGATCCGCTACCTCGAAGATTATGTCCGGCTCCAGATGATCCGGCTGAAAAAGGCGCCGGTATTCAGTTTCGAGCAGGATGTTACGGACGATGCCATGCCGGTGGCGCCGCTGCTGCTCATCGTACTGGTCGAGAACGCGTTCAAGCACGGGGTGGAACCGGCAGAAAATGAAGCGCGACTGCACATCCGCTTGCAATGCAACCGGAACAGCCTGTATTTCAGCTGCGAAAATTCCTTCGAAACGCCGGCCACCACCGGGGGCATCGGGCTGGCCAACCTGCAGAAGCGCCTGGCTTTATTGTACCCCGGCCGCCATACGTTTACGACCAGCATAAAAAATCATACATTTAAAGCTGAACTGCAATTGACCGCACGATGAGCCTTCGCTGCCTGATAGTCGACGACGAGCCCCTGGCCCATGATATCATCCTGCAATACATGGCGGATGTACCCTTCCTGGAAAAAGCCGGGCAGTGTTACCGCGTGGCGGAAGCCCTGGAACTGCTCAGCCGCCAACCGGTGGATCTCATCTTCCTCGACATCCGCATGCCGCGACTCACCGGGCTCGATCTGCTGAAAACACTGCAGCAGCGCCCGATGGTGATCATCACTTCCGCCTACGAAGAACATGCGCTGGAAAGTTTCGACCTGGATGTGGTGGATTACCTGCTCAAGCCTTTCCGCTTCGAACGTTTCCTCAAAGCCGTCAACCGCGCACTGGCGCTGCACAACCTGAAGAAGCAGGTGAACCAGCCCGCGCCGGCGAATCCGACTGCCGCTCCTGCAATGGAGCCGGCGCAGATCTATATCAGGTCAGATAAAAAACAGATACAGGTTTCACTGGCCGACATCCTCTACCTCGAAAGCGTCGGCAATTATGTGAAAGTATGGAACACGCAGCGGTACCTGCTCACACCCGGCACCCTCAGCGGTTTTGAAACGCGGCTGCCCGCCGATACCTTTATCCGCATCCACAAATCCTATATCCTCAATAAATCATTCGTGCATTACATCGAAGGCAACACCATTCGCCTGAAGAACGGTACGGAGCTCCCGCTGGGAAAAAACTACCGGCATGTGGCGAAGCTGTTGACCGGCACAGAATAATCAGTCCGTAGCACGTCGGTGTCTTTGTTATATTGGTTGCGTGGTGAAGCGGCGTTAAGCCGGTTACAGCGCCTGCCGAACGGAGAGGAAGGATGCTGTTCCGCCCTGTAAAACAGGCCGGCTTATGCCTTCCGGGGTTGTGCGGCCCGGATGTTCTGCGCCGCCAGGGTGACTGCTTCCTCAATCCGCCGTTCCCTGGTTTCCGGCCTTTTGGCGGACAATATCCATTCCAGCACTGCGCGTTTGGCGGAAGGAGGAAAGGCTTCGAAATGCTGCAGGGCTGTTTTGTTTTTGGAAAACCGTTTTTGCAGATCTGGCGGAATCACGTTATCGTGCGCGTCGTTGAAGATATCCCAGGTGCCTTTGGCCTTCGCCAGGTCGATGAAAGCCTGCCCCTCCGGCATCATTTTGCCTTCGCTGATCATTTTTTCGGCCCTGATCTTCGCCACTTTACCCCAGTTGCTTTTCGGGTTCCTTTCCGTGAAGGTGAGCAAGAAGCTTTCATCATCCCGTTTGATCGCCTTGCTGTCTATCCAGCCGAAACAAAGCGCTTCTTCGATCGATTCGCCGTATCCCACGCAGGGGGTACCGCTGTTTTTATGGTACAGGACGAGGTAAGCGCCTTTTTGGGTTTTGCTGTTCTTTTGCAGCCATTTGCGCCAGGCGGCCCTGGTGGCGGCGTGAAATACCGGTAAGCCGTTTTTTGTTTCCATAACAGTTGCGGTTTTAAGTGCCATGGTCCAAAAGTAAAACGGGGATTTGACAGCCTTATGTCAGTAGTGGTTCCGGGTTGCGGAAAAAGTGTCAGGGCTTTTTCAGGTTCATCACTTCCGCCAGCAACGGCGGTAATCCGTCTGCATTCACATTGTCGTTGTTCCAGAAGCTCATTACGCAGCTGACGTGATTGTTGCGCACCGGCGCCGATACGAAGTACACCGTGAGGGTTTTGGCGCCGCTCATGCCCACCAGCAGGCCCGATACGCCTTTTACATCGTAGGTGGTCCTCAGGGCTTTAACGGGCGCTCCTTCAAATATTACGTCCACCGTATCTTCCGCGATGAATTTGCCTGTCTTTTTGGTTTTCAGGATGTCGTACTGATTTTTGACGGAAGCAGCGGCGCCTGCCGCATCCTGGTGCACGCTCCAGTTCATCTGGCCGTAATAGGGGCACTGAAGGTTGTTGATGTTCATAAACCGGCATACTTTGCCCCGGAAGATGTTTCTCCCCGCGAAATTGAGGCTGTCGCCATCCGGATTCACATACACATGCATGGGGATGCTGCCTTCGAGCAGGAGCCTGGTGAATGCCCGGTGGAACGCGCGGTCGTATTTGTTGAAGGAAATGAAGGTCAGTGCGAACAGGGAGCCCTCATGACCGATAAAATAACGGGCTACATGCTGGGTGATGCCGGGCGATACTTCCTGCGATTCATCGAGATAATAATTCGGATATCCCAATGCGGAATCCGTTACTGTGAGCCGCTCGGTTTTGATGCGGTACTGCCGGAAGATTTTCTGCAGGTTTTTGACGGTGAATTCTCCCGGTACCCGATGGCTGGATATTTCGGTGCCGTCGGTATTGAAGAAGTCTACGCGGCCCTGGGAAATGGCCTGCAAACGGGAGAAAATCCCGGTAGTGTCCTGCGCGGTAGCGGAAAAGCCGGCCAGCAAAAACAGGAGGGCATAGGTAATAGCTTTCATGGCGGATAAATATCACTAAAGATATTACATCCGCTTCGATTTTGCACCGGCCGCGATCACCAGCAAAGCCACGATCAGGATAAAGCTGTACTCGCTGCCCCCGGAGCCGTGTTCTCCTACAAACCAGCCCAGCCGGGCGTGGATCAGCACGATACCCATCAGGAGCAGGAGAATGAAACCGGCCGTCAGCAGCCGGGTGTACCATCCGAATGCCAGCAACAGCCCCCCGGCAATTTCAAACACCGTGATGCCCCATACCAGCGCCAGCCCGAAGGGGAGGCCTTCGCTTTCCAGGTATCCGGCAAAACGCGGGATGGTACCGTTCAGCAAACGCACCAGCGCATGGGCAATAAAAATAAGGGCAGTGCTGAGGCGCAGTGCGATCAGCCACTGCGGCAGCGTCAGGAAAGGGTATTTGCTCATGTTCCGAAAATATGACAATGCCGGGAAGCAGGCAATCCCGAAAAATCAGTATTTTTGAATTATGTAGTCAACTACATATATTTGATAAAACATCTTACCATGCACCATGCTTTTGACATCCGGCCGTTGAATAACGGCTACACGGCGCGGATCATCGACTTGATATTGCCCATCCAGCAGGTGGAGCACAGCATTCCGGTTACGCTGGCCGATCAGCCGGACCTGCTCGACATCGAAGGTTTTTACCAGCAGGGCGGCGGCCAGTTCTGGGGCGCGGTTCAGGGGGAACAGCTCATCGGTTCCATTGCGCTGATTGCCATCGGCCACCAGGCGGGCGCCATCCGCAAAATGTTCGTTAAAAAGGAATTCAGGGGCAAGGAACTGTCCATCGCCCAGCAACTGCTCGACCGGCTGATCGCCTATTGCCGGGAACAGGGCATTCACGACCTGTTCCTCGGTACCGTGGAAGTGCTCAAAGCCGCGCAGCGGTTCTATGAAAGGAACGGCTTCCACCGCATCGAAAAAGCGGATCTGCCGGACTATTTCCCAAGGATGCCGGCCGACACGTTATTCTTTCACCTGCATATACCCGCCGCATGAACCTGATCGACGCAGCCGGCATGCTGGCATTGGGCACACGCTTACAGCGCCTCAGCGAACGCCTCCGCAAGGAAGGCGCGCAGGTCTACAAAGCCTGTGGTATCGACTTCGAGCCGAAATGGTTCCCGGTGATTTACACACTCACCCTGAAACCCGTACTGGGCGTAGTGGAAATCGCGGAAGAAATCGGCTATACCCATCCTTCCACCATCAGCCTGCTGAAAGAACTGGAGAAAATGAAACTGATCCGCTCCAAAAAAGATAAAGTGGATGAAAGGAAACGCCTCATCCAGCTTACTGCGAAAGGCCGGCAACTGGTGGAGCAGATGCGCCCGGTGTGGGATGGCATCACGGCTGCGCTGACAGCTATTACGGACACGCCGCATAACCTGATGGCGGCCATCCGGGAGGTGGAGGAAAAGCTGGAGACACAATCGTTCGAGGAAGTGGCGAAAGAAAAGATGGGGCTTACAGTCCCGCGAACGTAAAGGGTTTGCTTTTCACGAACGATCTGACGGCGTTGCCCGCGTAGGTTTCTCCATTCACGAGGCTCAGTTTTTTCACCGGCGCCTTCGGCGAAAAGTCCACATCCCTGAAGTTTACCCAGAACACGTTCGGCGTCAGGGTGGTTTCAAAATAATAGACGAGGTTTTTATGGTCAGATACGGAACGCCACTGCGTGGAAGAGATATTCGGCTGTGCGGGGGTGGAAATGCCCAGCGGCACGGAACAATTCCTGATCACGCTGAAAGCGATGGCCACCGCCACGCGGGTATTGTCGGTGCGGGGAACGGCAGCCGTATAAAATGAAGCCCTCACAAACCGGTCGGCCGCGCGGTTGGTGCCGGGCAGCATCACCGTTCCGCCGATCTCCTGCCAGTATTCGTTCAACGCCAGCTGTTTGTCGAAAATGGGGGAGTTGGTCATCACCGTATAGGCGGTATCGTGATGAATGACGAGTTTGCCGTCGACATACTCGAAAATCGCGTTGTCGCCGGAGGCGTCCGATAGCGAAAGATGCAGCGTAGCCAGGCGGTTCTGGCCCGGCACCTCGGCGGTCACGATCACAAATTTTTCCTGCCGCAGGTCTTTAACGGCCTCATCCACGGAGGCGTAATTATCGAGCACATATTGCACCCAGGCGGCAATGGAAAGGCCGGGCTTCTGCTGGTCCCATTTCGGGTATTCCGATTCCACCAGCCAGAGCAGGTTGGCCACCAGGCCCTTTTCATTCATGCCGTCGGTGCTGGAAATATCGTAGCCGGACGCCACTACGCTGCCGTACCTGGAAGTCCACTGGATCGATTTCGCTCCTACCGCGCCGTTTCTGTTCATCCCCCTGGGGAATATCCAGAGGTTGGTGAGGATGTCTTCTTTCCAGTCCATCGACCGGGCCGTGAGAATGGTCTTATTGAGGCCTTTGTATACCACGCGGGTACAGGCGAAAACGGATGGGGCGGCCAACGTCAGCAGCAGCGCCCAGATCAGGGGTATCAGGCAGGTTTTCATTTGCAGGGATTTATGAGGATAACATATTTCCCGCCGGAAGTGTTCAGACGGGTCCCCGGTTTATGCATCTTCCCGGTCAGGCAGGAGTATTTTGCCCGGTTCGATGCCACCCTTCGTGTTCCTGGCCGGCCGATTCGCTATCTCTTGCTGAAGAAAAAACCGCACCGGCACATAATAGCGCCGGCGCGGTTTTTATCATAATTCCAATCTTTCGGTAATCCCCACTTCCGACAGGAAATCAGCATCGTGCGAAATGACGATTAAAGTTCCGCGGTAACCGGCGAATATTTTTCCCAGCATCTCGATGTTACGGAGGTCTAGATTGTTGACCGGCTCATCGAGGAAAATGATGTCGGGCGTTTTGTTCTGCAACACCATGCAGCAGAGCGCGAGCCGCAGCATTTCACCGCCGCTGAGTACGGCGCAGCGTTTATCCCAGCTGTCCGGCAAAAAAAGGAAATTGGCGAGCAACGTATGCAGCATGGGCATTTCGAGCCGGGTTTCATTGTACGCCTCCGCCTGTTCCAGTACGGTTTTCTGCCGGTCGATGAGGCTGTAATCCTGGTCCAGCAGCAGGGTAGTGCAGGGGCTCCGGTGGAGTTGGCCGGAGCTGGGTCCGATGCTGCCTCTCAGCAGGTTCAGGAGCGTGGTTTTACCGCTGCCGTTGCCGCCGGTGATGGCCAGCCTGTTGCCGCTGCGGATGGTGAACGAAAGCGGCTCCGGCCATAACGCCTCCCCGTTTTCATAGGCGTAGTTGATGGCCTGCGCTTCCGCCAGCACTTTCCCATGCGGCAGCGCCGGGTTGTCGAAAAAACCTTTCATGATGCGCTGCACCTGTGCCATGGCGGCTGCTTCCTGCATGTCCGCCCGGAGCTCGCTGACCTTGTCGCTATGCACCTGTTTGAGTTTGGCGGTGCTGACTTCCGCTTTCATCTTGCGGCCGTTGATCAGGATCTTCGGCTCATTGGCCCGCCTGGCGCCTTTGCGCGCCTGCGCATCCGCATGCTGCTTGCGTTCCATCGTCTGCTGCTGCTTCAGTTTCGCTTCTTTGAAGGTTTTCTCGTGGTGGGCGAGGTTGTGCTCCAGGGCGGCCGATTCTATACTTTTCTGTTCCGCATAAAAATCGTAGTTGCCGCCGTATGCCTTGATCCCGCCGGGCTGCAGCTCCCATATAGGTGTGCAGCGGCGCAGCAGTTCCCGGTCGTGGCTCGTCAGCAGCACGGTACAGGTGGTTTGCCGCATCCATTGCAGCAACTGTTCCCGGGCCTGGCGGTCGAGGTGGTTGGTAGGCTCGTCGAGCAGTACGATATCGGGTTCGAAAATATCGATGCCGGAAAGGAAGAGCCGCGTCTTCATCCCGCCGCTGAGCTGGTCGAGGGGCTGCTGCAGGTCGATGCCCGCAATGCCCCACCTTACAAACGCTTCTTCGCAGCGGGCGGTAATGTCCCACTGGTTTTCCAAAAGCTCGTAATGATGCGGGTCGGTAGAACCCTGTTCTACGGCCTGTAAGGCGTCCAGCAGCGGGGCGATGCCCAGTGCGGCCGCCACCGTGAGCCGGTTGAAGTGACCGTAGTGCTGCGGCACATAATACAAATGGCCGGTTACCTGCAAATCGCCGGAGAACTGTTTTTCCTGCCCGGCAATAATCCGCAGCAGCGTCGTTTTGCCGGCGCCGTTAGGGCCGGCGATCGCGGCTTTGTCTCCCTTCTGAAGCGTGAAATGGACGTTACTGAAAAGCGGTTTGCCGTTGGGCGTATGATAATTGATTTGTTGTGCGCTGATATACATCTGTGATCATGAATTGGGTTAAAGATGGGCTGTAACAGCCGTAAACGGTCCGTGTGCGGAATGTGAGTTTCATCGCGGTAATTGTTTTGATTAGAAAATGTAATTGAAAATATGGGCCGTAAATGGCCTGAAAAAGCAGCGGGCGCTGCGTGTATGTATGTAAGTGATTACTTCATGATGGCGCAAAGATAGAAAAAATCCGGATATTTTTACCACGATAGGTGAACACTACCCCTTCGCTACCCTTCCGATACGGATACGTTACCCCTATAGGAGGTAACGTATAGGTGGCTAAGAGATGGCTAACAGGTGGCGT encodes:
- a CDS encoding GNAT family N-acetyltransferase, with the protein product MHHAFDIRPLNNGYTARIIDLILPIQQVEHSIPVTLADQPDLLDIEGFYQQGGGQFWGAVQGEQLIGSIALIAIGHQAGAIRKMFVKKEFRGKELSIAQQLLDRLIAYCREQGIHDLFLGTVEVLKAAQRFYERNGFHRIEKADLPDYFPRMPADTLFFHLHIPAA
- a CDS encoding ABC-F family ATP-binding cassette domain-containing protein; the protein is MYISAQQINYHTPNGKPLFSNVHFTLQKGDKAAIAGPNGAGKTTLLRIIAGQEKQFSGDLQVTGHLYYVPQHYGHFNRLTVAAALGIAPLLDALQAVEQGSTDPHHYELLENQWDITARCEEAFVRWGIAGIDLQQPLDQLSGGMKTRLFLSGIDIFEPDIVLLDEPTNHLDRQAREQLLQWMRQTTCTVLLTSHDRELLRRCTPIWELQPGGIKAYGGNYDFYAEQKSIESAALEHNLAHHEKTFKEAKLKQQQTMERKQHADAQARKGARRANEPKILINGRKMKAEVSTAKLKQVHSDKVSELRADMQEAAAMAQVQRIMKGFFDNPALPHGKVLAEAQAINYAYENGEALWPEPLSFTIRSGNRLAITGGNGSGKTTLLNLLRGSIGPSSGQLHRSPCTTLLLDQDYSLIDRQKTVLEQAEAYNETRLEMPMLHTLLANFLFLPDSWDKRCAVLSGGEMLRLALCCMVLQNKTPDIIFLDEPVNNLDLRNIEMLGKIFAGYRGTLIVISHDADFLSEVGITERLEL
- a CDS encoding DoxX family protein; the protein is MSKYPFLTLPQWLIALRLSTALIFIAHALVRLLNGTIPRFAGYLESEGLPFGLALVWGITVFEIAGGLLLAFGWYTRLLTAGFILLLLMGIVLIHARLGWFVGEHGSGGSEYSFILIVALLVIAAGAKSKRM
- a CDS encoding MarR family winged helix-turn-helix transcriptional regulator — translated: MNLIDAAGMLALGTRLQRLSERLRKEGAQVYKACGIDFEPKWFPVIYTLTLKPVLGVVEIAEEIGYTHPSTISLLKELEKMKLIRSKKDKVDERKRLIQLTAKGRQLVEQMRPVWDGITAALTAITDTPHNLMAAIREVEEKLETQSFEEVAKEKMGLTVPRT
- a CDS encoding YdeI/OmpD-associated family protein codes for the protein METKNGLPVFHAATRAAWRKWLQKNSKTQKGAYLVLYHKNSGTPCVGYGESIEEALCFGWIDSKAIKRDDESFLLTFTERNPKSNWGKVAKIRAEKMISEGKMMPEGQAFIDLAKAKGTWDIFNDAHDNVIPPDLQKRFSKNKTALQHFEAFPPSAKRAVLEWILSAKRPETRERRIEEAVTLAAQNIRAAQPRKA
- a CDS encoding sensor histidine kinase, whose protein sequence is MVFLRRYFDVCIHAGLVLWLGIFNTLIEAPYTWAEYGRAVLLSGVALLPAIIFAAGREWLQQRLGRRAYTWAWLLCFVVLLPVNAGFWAYAQQDETQEQFIITGAILAFSLEVLLSSIAYYRRMVHQVQWLRKFSLDKALLATITIISLSLAAMATSCLYDPRYHSEERLLIGGEFSLSKIIRHFDMFLAVFAQFLFMYLCGYFFFYLNSRLLVVRVLKEKGPVLYVLGVLAAVALFYPVVAQLFLRLPANDLFGTMFSANAFNLENAFAALSIIFLSLPLLLALQWAKQNNRIVSLEKEKAQSELALLRQQLNPHFFFNTLNNLYAMSLQRSAETPESILQLSDLMRYVIYKGQEDQVTVKEEIRYLEDYVRLQMIRLKKAPVFSFEQDVTDDAMPVAPLLLIVLVENAFKHGVEPAENEARLHIRLQCNRNSLYFSCENSFETPATTGGIGLANLQKRLALLYPGRHTFTTSIKNHTFKAELQLTAR
- a CDS encoding LytR/AlgR family response regulator transcription factor; this translates as MSLRCLIVDDEPLAHDIILQYMADVPFLEKAGQCYRVAEALELLSRQPVDLIFLDIRMPRLTGLDLLKTLQQRPMVIITSAYEEHALESFDLDVVDYLLKPFRFERFLKAVNRALALHNLKKQVNQPAPANPTAAPAMEPAQIYIRSDKKQIQVSLADILYLESVGNYVKVWNTQRYLLTPGTLSGFETRLPADTFIRIHKSYILNKSFVHYIEGNTIRLKNGTELPLGKNYRHVAKLLTGTE
- a CDS encoding linear amide C-N hydrolase, with translation MKTCLIPLIWALLLTLAAPSVFACTRVVYKGLNKTILTARSMDWKEDILTNLWIFPRGMNRNGAVGAKSIQWTSRYGSVVASGYDISSTDGMNEKGLVANLLWLVESEYPKWDQQKPGLSIAAWVQYVLDNYASVDEAVKDLRQEKFVIVTAEVPGQNRLATLHLSLSDASGDNAIFEYVDGKLVIHHDTAYTVMTNSPIFDKQLALNEYWQEIGGTVMLPGTNRAADRFVRASFYTAAVPRTDNTRVAVAIAFSVIRNCSVPLGISTPAQPNISSTQWRSVSDHKNLVYYFETTLTPNVFWVNFRDVDFSPKAPVKKLSLVNGETYAGNAVRSFVKSKPFTFAGL